In Girardinichthys multiradiatus isolate DD_20200921_A chromosome 18, DD_fGirMul_XY1, whole genome shotgun sequence, a single window of DNA contains:
- the gdpd5b gene encoding glycerophosphodiester phosphodiesterase domain-containing protein 5 isoform X1: MVKHQPLQVYERQLCLSCITGIYGCRWKRYQRSHDDTTKWELLWSLILLFTFSLLLVWSYFWWEADNDYNEFNWFLYNHSGEWTDGTVPILATTAAGFTYVAFLMVLALCHVALGQQLNLHWLHKIGVTAALLTTVVGIISISQTWGQEWDVIPISLQATGPFLHVGALAAATALSWIVAGQVARAERTIFQVVVVLLYLSVLLGLYVLPLYITSPCIMDPSTLKPRPEVFGHQGAPVLAPENTLWSFQRALQMNVTGLEADVTISVDGVPFLMHDVTLRRTTDVEKVFPDRERNEASQFNWTDLQQLNAGQWFLKDDPFWTVNTMSVQEKNLTAKQSVCSLEQLLKLASYHNSTVVFRLRRPPPEHPCYTTWINDTLEAVQDSGVLQNLVMWTPDDERAQVKQSAPGFIQTSLVKRSPEYLHRSGISRLLLRYNQVSTSEIIDYSRNNISLTLYTVNEPWLYSVLWCSGVSSVSSEVPHILRKVPYPTWLLRPNEYCLMWVSADLISFAVVIGIFILQNYHMIRYRMSGMRSYNPEQIMLSAAVRTSSRDINVMKEKLIFSEVRNGGSAEELYEEHSFDSYTNQSVRQ; the protein is encoded by the exons TGGGAGCTGCTGTGGTCTCTCATCCTCCTCTTCACCTTCTCTCTGCTGCTCGTCTGGTCCTACTTCTGGTGGGAGGCAGACAACGACTACAACGAGTTCAACTG gttcCTGTACAACCACTCAGGGGAGTGGACTGATGGAACTGTTCCCATCCTAGCCACAACTGCTGCTGGCTTCACCTACGTTGCATTTTTAATG GTTTTAGCACTTTGCCATGTTGCACTTGGGCAACAGCTGAATTTGCACTGGCTTCATAAG ATAGGAGTAACTGCTGCTTTACTCACCACTGTTGTTGGGATAATATCCATCAGTCAGACCTGGGGACAAGAGTGGGATGTCATCCCCATCTCCCTGCAG GCTACGGGTCCCTTCCTGCACGTTGGGGCCCTCGCTGCAGCCACAGCACTGTCGTGGATTGTCGCTGGCCAAGTTGCCCGAGCAGAAAGAACAA TCTTTCAGGTGGTGGTTGTGCTGCTGTATCTCAGTGTCTTACTGGGCCTCTATGTTCTGCCACTTTATATTACGTCCCCCTGCATCATGGACCCCAGTACCCTTAAACCACGACCGGAGGTTTTTGGCCACCAGGGAGCCCCTGTG CTTGCTCCAGAAAACACGCTGTGGTCCTTCCAGCGAGCTCTCCAGATGAACGTCACCGGACTGGAGGCTGACGTAACTATAAG TGTGGATGGCGTTCCTTTCCTGATGCATGACGTCACCCTGCGGAGAACCACAGACGTGGAAAAGGTTTTtccagacagagagagaaatgAAGCATCACAGTTTAACTGGACAGATCTGCAGCAGCTCAACGCAGGACAGTGGTTCCTCAAG GATGACCCCTTCTGGACTGTAAACACAATGTCCGTACAGGAGAAGAACCTAACCGCCAAGCAGAGTGTGTGCAGCCTGGAGCAGCTTCTAAAGCTGGCCTCCTATCACAACAGCACAGTGGTGTTCAGGTTGCGAAGGCCTCCTCCGGAGCACCCCTGCTACACCACATGGATCAATGATACGCTGGAAGCAGTACAGGATTCTGGAGTTCTTCAAAACCTG GTGATGTGGACTCCGGATGACGAGAGAGCTCAGGTGAAACAGTCGGCACCTGGTTTCATCCAGACCTCGCTGGTGAAACGCAGCCCAGAATATCTGCACAGGTCTGGCATCAGCAGGCTGCTGCTTAGATACAACCAAGTCAGCACCAGTGAAATTAT AGATTATTCCAGAAACAACATCAGCCTCACTCTGTACACTGTCAACGAGCCGTGGCTGTACTCAGTACTCTGGTGCAGCGGGGTGTCGTCTGTCTCCTCGGAGGTCCCGCATATCCTCAGGAAGGTGCCTTATCCCACCTGGCTCTTG AGGCCAAATGAATACTGCCTGATGTGGGTGTCTGCAGACCTCATTTCCTTCGCTGTAGTCATAGGAATATTCATTTTGCAAAA CTATCACATGATCAG GTATCGAATGAGCGGCATGCGAAGCTACAATCCTGAACAGATCATGCTGAGTGCAGCGGTCAGGACCTCCAGTCGAGACATCAACGTCATGAAGGAGAAACTGATTTTCTCTG AGGTGAGGAACGGTGGCAGTGCAGAGGAGCTGTATGAAGAGCACAGCTTTGACTCCTACACCAATCAGAGCGTCCGCCAGTGA
- the gdpd5b gene encoding glycerophosphodiester phosphodiesterase domain-containing protein 5 isoform X2: protein MVKHQPLQVYERQLCLSCITGIYGCRWKRYQRSHDDTTKWELLWSLILLFTFSLLLVWSYFWWEADNDYNEFNWFLYNHSGEWTDGTVPILATTAAGFTYVAFLMVLALCHVALGQQLNLHWLHKIGVTAALLTTVVGIISISQTWGQEWDVIPISLQATGPFLHVGALAAATALSWIVAGQVARAERTIFQVVVVLLYLSVLLGLYVLPLYITSPCIMDPSTLKPRPEVFGHQGAPVLAPENTLWSFQRALQMNVTGLEADVTISVDGVPFLMHDVTLRRTTDVEKVFPDRERNEASQFNWTDLQQLNAGQWFLKDDPFWTVNTMSVQEKNLTAKQSVCSLEQLLKLASYHNSTVVFRLRRPPPEHPCYTTWINDTLEAVQDSGVLQNLVMWTPDDERAQVKQSAPGFIQTSLVKRSPEYLHRSGISRLLLRYNQVSTSEIIDYSRNNISLTLYTVNEPWLYSVLWCSGVSSVSSEVPHILRKVPYPTWLLRPNEYCLMWVSADLISFAVVIGIFILQKYRMSGMRSYNPEQIMLSAAVRTSSRDINVMKEKLIFSEVRNGGSAEELYEEHSFDSYTNQSVRQ, encoded by the exons TGGGAGCTGCTGTGGTCTCTCATCCTCCTCTTCACCTTCTCTCTGCTGCTCGTCTGGTCCTACTTCTGGTGGGAGGCAGACAACGACTACAACGAGTTCAACTG gttcCTGTACAACCACTCAGGGGAGTGGACTGATGGAACTGTTCCCATCCTAGCCACAACTGCTGCTGGCTTCACCTACGTTGCATTTTTAATG GTTTTAGCACTTTGCCATGTTGCACTTGGGCAACAGCTGAATTTGCACTGGCTTCATAAG ATAGGAGTAACTGCTGCTTTACTCACCACTGTTGTTGGGATAATATCCATCAGTCAGACCTGGGGACAAGAGTGGGATGTCATCCCCATCTCCCTGCAG GCTACGGGTCCCTTCCTGCACGTTGGGGCCCTCGCTGCAGCCACAGCACTGTCGTGGATTGTCGCTGGCCAAGTTGCCCGAGCAGAAAGAACAA TCTTTCAGGTGGTGGTTGTGCTGCTGTATCTCAGTGTCTTACTGGGCCTCTATGTTCTGCCACTTTATATTACGTCCCCCTGCATCATGGACCCCAGTACCCTTAAACCACGACCGGAGGTTTTTGGCCACCAGGGAGCCCCTGTG CTTGCTCCAGAAAACACGCTGTGGTCCTTCCAGCGAGCTCTCCAGATGAACGTCACCGGACTGGAGGCTGACGTAACTATAAG TGTGGATGGCGTTCCTTTCCTGATGCATGACGTCACCCTGCGGAGAACCACAGACGTGGAAAAGGTTTTtccagacagagagagaaatgAAGCATCACAGTTTAACTGGACAGATCTGCAGCAGCTCAACGCAGGACAGTGGTTCCTCAAG GATGACCCCTTCTGGACTGTAAACACAATGTCCGTACAGGAGAAGAACCTAACCGCCAAGCAGAGTGTGTGCAGCCTGGAGCAGCTTCTAAAGCTGGCCTCCTATCACAACAGCACAGTGGTGTTCAGGTTGCGAAGGCCTCCTCCGGAGCACCCCTGCTACACCACATGGATCAATGATACGCTGGAAGCAGTACAGGATTCTGGAGTTCTTCAAAACCTG GTGATGTGGACTCCGGATGACGAGAGAGCTCAGGTGAAACAGTCGGCACCTGGTTTCATCCAGACCTCGCTGGTGAAACGCAGCCCAGAATATCTGCACAGGTCTGGCATCAGCAGGCTGCTGCTTAGATACAACCAAGTCAGCACCAGTGAAATTAT AGATTATTCCAGAAACAACATCAGCCTCACTCTGTACACTGTCAACGAGCCGTGGCTGTACTCAGTACTCTGGTGCAGCGGGGTGTCGTCTGTCTCCTCGGAGGTCCCGCATATCCTCAGGAAGGTGCCTTATCCCACCTGGCTCTTG AGGCCAAATGAATACTGCCTGATGTGGGTGTCTGCAGACCTCATTTCCTTCGCTGTAGTCATAGGAATATTCATTTTGCAAAA GTATCGAATGAGCGGCATGCGAAGCTACAATCCTGAACAGATCATGCTGAGTGCAGCGGTCAGGACCTCCAGTCGAGACATCAACGTCATGAAGGAGAAACTGATTTTCTCTG AGGTGAGGAACGGTGGCAGTGCAGAGGAGCTGTATGAAGAGCACAGCTTTGACTCCTACACCAATCAGAGCGTCCGCCAGTGA
- the gdpd5b gene encoding glycerophosphodiester phosphodiesterase domain-containing protein 5 isoform X3: protein MVKHQPLQVYERQLCLSCITGIYGCRWKRYQRSHDDTTKWELLWSLILLFTFSLLLVWSYFWWEADNDYNEFNWFLYNHSGEWTDGTVPILATTAAGFTYVAFLMVLALCHVALGQQLNLHWLHKIGVTAALLTTVVGIISISQTWGQEWDVIPISLQATGPFLHVGALAAATALSWIVAGQVARAERTIFQVVVVLLYLSVLLGLYVLPLYITSPCIMDPSTLKPRPEVFGHQGAPVLAPENTLWSFQRALQMNVTGLEADVTISVDGVPFLMHDVTLRRTTDVEKVFPDRERNEASQFNWTDLQQLNAGQWFLKDDPFWTVNTMSVQEKNLTAKQSVCSLEQLLKLASYHNSTVVFRLRRPPPEHPCYTTWINDTLEAVQDSGVLQNLVMWTPDDERAQVKQSAPGFIQTSLVKRSPEYLHRSGISRLLLRYNQVSTSEIIDYSRNNISLTLYTVNEPWLYSVLWCSGVSSVSSEVPHILRKVPYPTWLLIFY from the exons TGGGAGCTGCTGTGGTCTCTCATCCTCCTCTTCACCTTCTCTCTGCTGCTCGTCTGGTCCTACTTCTGGTGGGAGGCAGACAACGACTACAACGAGTTCAACTG gttcCTGTACAACCACTCAGGGGAGTGGACTGATGGAACTGTTCCCATCCTAGCCACAACTGCTGCTGGCTTCACCTACGTTGCATTTTTAATG GTTTTAGCACTTTGCCATGTTGCACTTGGGCAACAGCTGAATTTGCACTGGCTTCATAAG ATAGGAGTAACTGCTGCTTTACTCACCACTGTTGTTGGGATAATATCCATCAGTCAGACCTGGGGACAAGAGTGGGATGTCATCCCCATCTCCCTGCAG GCTACGGGTCCCTTCCTGCACGTTGGGGCCCTCGCTGCAGCCACAGCACTGTCGTGGATTGTCGCTGGCCAAGTTGCCCGAGCAGAAAGAACAA TCTTTCAGGTGGTGGTTGTGCTGCTGTATCTCAGTGTCTTACTGGGCCTCTATGTTCTGCCACTTTATATTACGTCCCCCTGCATCATGGACCCCAGTACCCTTAAACCACGACCGGAGGTTTTTGGCCACCAGGGAGCCCCTGTG CTTGCTCCAGAAAACACGCTGTGGTCCTTCCAGCGAGCTCTCCAGATGAACGTCACCGGACTGGAGGCTGACGTAACTATAAG TGTGGATGGCGTTCCTTTCCTGATGCATGACGTCACCCTGCGGAGAACCACAGACGTGGAAAAGGTTTTtccagacagagagagaaatgAAGCATCACAGTTTAACTGGACAGATCTGCAGCAGCTCAACGCAGGACAGTGGTTCCTCAAG GATGACCCCTTCTGGACTGTAAACACAATGTCCGTACAGGAGAAGAACCTAACCGCCAAGCAGAGTGTGTGCAGCCTGGAGCAGCTTCTAAAGCTGGCCTCCTATCACAACAGCACAGTGGTGTTCAGGTTGCGAAGGCCTCCTCCGGAGCACCCCTGCTACACCACATGGATCAATGATACGCTGGAAGCAGTACAGGATTCTGGAGTTCTTCAAAACCTG GTGATGTGGACTCCGGATGACGAGAGAGCTCAGGTGAAACAGTCGGCACCTGGTTTCATCCAGACCTCGCTGGTGAAACGCAGCCCAGAATATCTGCACAGGTCTGGCATCAGCAGGCTGCTGCTTAGATACAACCAAGTCAGCACCAGTGAAATTAT AGATTATTCCAGAAACAACATCAGCCTCACTCTGTACACTGTCAACGAGCCGTGGCTGTACTCAGTACTCTGGTGCAGCGGGGTGTCGTCTGTCTCCTCGGAGGTCCCGCATATCCTCAGGAAGGTGCCTTATCCCACCTGGCTCTTG ATTTTCTACTGA